Within the Gloeobacter kilaueensis JS1 genome, the region CACGTAGCCGTGGGCGGCCAGGTAGCGGCCCAGGTAATCGTAGGAATCTTTTGATCCGCCGGAACCGTGGGAAAAAAGCACCACCGGAAAGACGCCCTCCGGCGATGGATAAAAGATCTTGACGGGCACCTCCCGACTGCGCTTCCCATCGACCAGTTCCAACGCCTCGATCACACCCACTTCGCTCATTTGCATGTCCGCTCGATCTTGAGAGCTTTGCGATCTCCCAGCTTAAAGCAATGGAGCCAGCCGGTATGATACGGGAGATGGCAGTCTGGGAGGTAACGGCGATGAAACTGGTGATTGGCAGCGACCACGGCGCTTACGAACTCAAAGAAGAACTCAAGCAGTGGCTCAGCGCCCACGACTACAGCTTTGAAGACGTCGGTACCTTCAACGGCGAGCGCTGCGACTATCCCCAGGTAGCAAGGACCGTCGCCCAAAAAATTCAATCCGGGGAGGCCAACCGTGGCATTCTCCTCTGCGGCACCGGCATCGGCATCTCGATCGCCGCCAACAAATTTGCCGGTATCCGGGCCGCCCTTGCCCACGACCACTACACAGCCAAGATGAGCCGCGAGCACAACGACGCCAACGTGCTTGCCATGGGCGGGCGGGTGCTCGGCCCCGAAGTCGCCAAGGATGTGCTCGCCACCTGGCTCACTACCGAGTTCGAGGGCGAACGCCACCAGCGCCGCCTCGATCAGATCCAGAGCTTCGAGACAGTCCAGACCCGCCAACCGGTCCCCAGTTGAAGCGATTCCGCTTGAAAGAGCAGGAGGCTGTGCAATGACGATGCGTCGCCGGACTGTCTTAGCAGGGTTAAGTGCCAGCGGTGCAGCTCTCACCCGCACGACCGCCGAAGCAGGCTCCGTTCCTCGCGCCCGCAACGTTGTGCTGGTGCACGGTGCCTACGCGGACGGCTCCAGCTGGGCGGACGTTATCGGCCTTCTGCAGCGCGAAGGGCTGAAAGTCGCATCGGTCCAAAATCCGCTGACCTCGCTGGCTGACGATGTCGCAGCGACACGGCGCGTACTCGCCCTGCAGGACGGTCCAACCGTTCTTGCGGCTCATTCCTGGGGAGGAACCGTCATCTCTGAGGCCGGTATGGACCCGAAAGTTTCTGCCCTCGTCTACGTTGCTGCCCGTGCGCCGGACGCCAACGAAGACTATGCAGCCCTGGCCAAACGCTTCCCCACTCCGCCCGCCAATGCTGGCCTCGTCTACTCGGGAGGCTTTGGCCAGTTGAGCGAGGAGGCATTTCTTCGTGACTTTGCCGGTGGCGTCGATCCGGCGAGAGCGCAGGTGCTTTACGCAGTTCAGGGACGCATCTCCGACGAGCTGTTTAGTGGCAAGACGACGGTGGCCGCCTGGCGATCGAAGCCGTGCTGGTACGCTGTATCCAGGCAGGACCGGACCACCGCGCCGGAGCTTGAGCGCTTTCTCGCCGAACGGATGAAGGCGAAGACCATCGAACTCAACTCCAGTCATCTGTCCCTCGTTACCCAGCCGCAAGCGATCGCTAACCTGATCTTGGAGGCAGCAGGACTACGAGGGTGAGCATGATTGGTCGTTGTTCGTTCCAGTGGCCGGCTTGAAGCCCCTAAAGCAGCGGTGCTATCATTGGCAGGCTGGGCACGTCGCCTAGTGGATATGGCACCTGACTACGGATCAGGACTAACGGGGGTTCGAATCCCTCCGTGCCCGCTTCATCAGCCCGCCCCCAGGCGGGTTTTTTGTTGGTCGGCACAACGAGCAATCTACTGAATTTTTGAAACAAGGAATGCAAATTGAATTTTTTATCATTTCTTAACTAAGCATTTGCATATTGATTTTGTATTTTATTGTCGGTTCTCGTATGGTTGCCGTTGCTTGCCTCCTGCTGGAGAGCGGACTGGACGGACGGATCGCTGTTTCAGTGCTTCTGCGACGATTTTTCGATGCGCTTACCGACCAGCGTAGATTCCCGTCTTTCCTAGTTGTTTGAAGTTGGTAGCTCAACTGCAAATCCTCAAATCCTGGAATCTACAACCGTTGCTCCATGTAGGTTTCAGAAATTTTTGTTTCAGAAAATTTCTGCCAGCCTGGCGACAACAACACTGAAATCCTCTGATCAATAAGTAGCTAAAGTAACAAATTGCTGCGATTTTGTTGCACAGAACACTCTTAGTCAAACTTTGTAATGGGTTGACTTTCCAATGGGAAACAGCGCGTGGTAGGTTCATCTGGGCATTCTGCCCGGCCCTCAACAAGAGGTTAAAAGCAAAGCATGTTGTCGAAAATCTGGCCTTCGACACTCAGCCTCGCTCTTGTGGCTGGTGTATTTTCTTGTGCAGCTGCTCTGGCAGCGCCCGTAGGGGACCGCGTGGTTCTTTCCGGCAGTGTCAAACCGTTTTCGGAGCGCGTCCAGGTGCTCGATGCCGCCGATTCAGCTGCATTTATCGAGTTCGATGTCGCCCTCAAGATGCGCAATTACGACACTCTGCGCTCCCGGATCGATCGGGGCGAAGTGCTCGCCAACCGTGAGCTGGAGAGCGATCACTTCCCGCTGGCATCGGACTACAGCTATCTGGTGAACTGGCTGCGCGATCATGGTCTGGCGGTCGAGCGCACCTACTCCAACCGGTTGAGCCTGCGGGTGCGCGGCAGCGTCGCCCAGGTGGCGGAGGTGCTCGGAGTCGAGCTACTCAACGTCAAAGTAGACGGCAAATCGTACATCGCCGCCCGCAACGCCCCTTCGTTGCCTCCTGAACTGACCCGCTTTGTCCTGGGCATCAACGGCCTGCAGCCCTATCAGAAGGCCCATTACCTGAACACGGGCCTCCAGCCCCAGAGCCCAACTTCGCCCTACGTGCCGCCCTACTCGGTGAGCGACATCAAAAAAGCCTACAACGCGACGGGTGTCACCACCACCGGCTCCGGCCAGCGCATTGCGATCTTGATCGACACTTTCCCGAGCGACAGCGATCTGACCAGTTTCTGGTCGGCGAACGGCGTCGGCCAGAGTCTGAGCAACATCGAAAAGATCCAGGCGGTGAGCGGTACCCTGCCGCCCCTTTCTGGCGAGGAGAGCCTCGATGCCCAGTGGACGAGCGGCATCGCCTCGGGAGCAAAAATCCGCATCTATGCAAGCCAGAGCCTCGCGTTTTCTAACCTCGATCAGGCTTTCCAGCGGATCATCAACGACCTGAACGGCGGCACAGCGATCAGCGTGCTATCGATCAGCCTCGGAGCCTGCGAGAAGGATCTTTCCAGCTCACAACTCTCGACCGACAACAACTACCTCTCGACGATCGCCGCCAAGGGCGTGAGCATCTTTGTCTCCAGCGGCGACAGCGGCTCGCAGGGGGGCTGCAGCAGCGGCTCCGGCGTTGACTTTTATGCCAGCAGCCCGAGCGTTACTGGCGTGGGCGGCACCAAGCTCAGCCTCAACTCCTCCGGCAGCGTGACGAGCGAAACCGGCTGGACCGGCAGCGGCGGCGGCAACAGTTCCTTCAGCCGCCCGAGCTGGCAGGTAGGTTCGGGGGTGCCCTCCGGCACGACCCGCCTGGTGCCGGATGTCGCCCTCAACGCCGATCCGAACACCGGCTTTTATGTCGTCGTCAACGGCCAGGTTCAGCAAATTGGCGGCACCAGCGCCTCGGCCCCGACCTGGGCCGGTTTTACGGCTCTGATTAACCAGGGCCGTGCCGCCGCCGGCAAAGGCACCCTCGGTCTACTGAACCCGACTTTGTATCCGCTTCTGGGCACGAGCAACTTCCGCGACATCACCTCGGGCAGCAACGGCGGCTACAGCGCCGCCACGGGCTACGACCGGGTGACGGGCATCGGTGTGCCCAACGTCGGTAACCTCTACACCACCCTGGTCGGCTCCAGTGGCGGTGGCGGCGGTTCCAGCAACCTGCTGGGCAACCCCGGCTTCGAGAACGGTTCGAGCAATCCCTCGCCCTGGGTGACCACGAGCGGGGTGATCGACAGCTCCACCAACCCGCCGCCCCACTCGGGCACCTGGAAAGCCTGGCTGGACGGCTACGGCACCACCCACACCGATACGCTCTACCAGCAGGTGGCGATCCCTTCTAACGTCACCTCCGCCAGCTTGAGCTTCTGGCTCTACATCTCGACTGCCGAGACGACGACCACCACCGCCTACGACACCCTCAAGGTGCAGGTGCGCAACAGCTCCGGGACGGTGCTCGCCACCCTCGCCACCTACTCGAACCTCAACAAGGGCGGCTACGTGCAAAAGAGCTTCAGCCTCTCGGCCTACAAGGGCCAGACTGTCCAGATCTATCTGGTCGGCACCGAGGACAGCTCGCTGCAGACTTCCTTCGTCGTCGATGACTTTGTTCTCAGTACCCAGTAACGGCGAACCGCAATAAACCGCCTGCCCCGTTCGGTTCGAGCGGGGCATTTTTTTTGCAGCAGCGGTCCAGACTGCGTTTAATCTTAAGATCCGTCCTTTTTACTTGCACACGTTCGCACGTTCGCACTCGCAAAAGGGGTACTGGCATGGAACCGGAAGTGACGCGCCGCCGCTGGACTGTCAATATCGCGGGCTATGACAAGCCGCCCCAGATCGCCGTCGGTCTTGAGCCGACCCGGCTGGACGTGGACCCGGCCCGGCGGGGTCTGACCGTCTACGAGTACGACTGGCAGCGGATGATCAAGCTTTCGGCCTCCGAAGCGCTGGAGCTGTTGAACTTCCTGCGCGAGAGCGAAGGGGCCCTCGCTGAGATGGCCCGCGAGGACGCCGCCGCTCTCCTGGAGGCCCAGCGCCAGCTAGCGGAGCGCGCCTGGCAGGCCGAACCTGCCGAAGCTTTTTATCTTGAGCAATAGACCCACCGCTCAGTGGGTGCGCCTGCGCAGGACTTCGAGCAACTTTGTCATCTCAGCCGGCAGGGGCGCTTCAAAACAGAGCCGCTCCCCGCTGAGGGGATGGTCGAAGGCGAGGCGGTAGGCGTGCAGTGCCTGACCTTCGAGGTTGACTGGACTTTTAGCGGAGCCGTAGAGCGGATCGCCCAGTATGGGCCAGCCCTTGTGCAGGCAGTGGACCCGGATCTGGTGGGTGCGGCCCGTCTCCAGGCCAAATTCGACCAGACTAAAATTTCCCAACCTTTCGACCACCCGCCAGCGGGTGATCGCTACTCGGCCCTTCGGTTGGACGGCCATCTTCTGGCGGTGGACCGGGTGGCGACCGATCGGCGCGTCGATCGTGCCTTCGATTTGAGCCGGTGCCCCAGCGACGATTGCCAGATAGTCGCGGCGGGCGGTCTTAGCCTGGATCTGGGCCTGCAGGCTCTGGTGGGCGCGGTCGGTCTTGGCGACGACCAGCAGGCCGGTCGTATCCTTGTCGAGGCGGTGGACGATGCCGGGCCGCTGGGTACCGTTGATGCCCGAAAGATTCTCGCAGTGGGCAAGCAGGGCGTTGACCAGCGTATCGTCGCTGTGGCCGGGAGCCGGGTGGACCACCAGACCCTTTGGCTTGTCGATCACAAGTAACTCGGCATCTTCGTAGATCACATCGAGGGCCATCGCCCGCGCCTCGATACCGGACGGCTCCGGAACCGGGATCGTAAGCTCAAGGGCGTCCCCGGCTCGTACCGGATCGCGGGGCCGGCAGGGCAGGCCGTTGCGCAGCACCAGTCCCCGGTCGATCAGATCTTGAATGCGGCCCCGCGAGAGATCTGTCACCTGCAGCGCCAGCCAGCGGTCGAGCCGCTCACCGGCAGCCTCCGGCGGCACCGCCAGGGTGATCGTCGAAGCAATTTCTGACACCGATTAAACGCACGATCGTTCTACTCGATCTTAAAGGGCAGCGTCAGAGATCGCCGACTGGCCGCCAGTCTCCGGAAGGGATGAACGCCGCCCAATAAAAAGGATGGGCGTACTCCCTGCTCCCCAGCATCCGCAACTGGGCGGTGCGCAGCGCAGCAGCGCGGCCCGCCTGCAAGCTGAGCTGGCGGTAGTAATCTACCATCAGCGCCTTCGTCGGCTCGTCCGCCACCTTCCAGAGGCTCAGCAACTGACTTTCTGCCCCCGCCAGGGTGAGTGCCCGCTTCAGGCCGTAGACGCCCTCGCCGTCCGCCACCTCCCCCAGTCCGGTATCGCAGGCAGAAAGAACGACCAGTTGGGTCCCCTGCAGGTCCAGGCCAGACACTTCGAGGGCGGTGAGCACGCCGTCGTCGCTGCCGCTCTTGCGGGTGTTGAATCCGGCGAGGGCGAGCCCCGAGCGCAACAGCGGGTTTTCGACCCGGCGGGAGGCTCCCAGAAAAAAGCCGTGGGTGGCGATGTGCAGGATGCGCGGGCCATGCACCTGCTTGATCGCACTTTCGGTAGCGGCAGGGCCGCTCAGCAGTTGGGCGGCAGGCAGTTGGGCGGCGATGGCGGCGGCCTCCTCGCGGCTGGCGGGTAGAGCGACAAAGTGCAACTTCGCCAGATCGATCGATCGCAGGTTGGTGGCAGAGGCCGGTTGCGTCGTCGATTGGCTGTCCTGCTCGAAGTCGGGGTTGGCGACGATGAGCGGCGGTTGCTGGGAATGCGAAAGGTGGGCCAGCCGCAGCAGGTCGCGTCCGGAGCCCAGGTAATCGAAGCTGTAGCGCTCCACCAGAAAGTGGTTCTCACCATCGACCAGGGCGGCGAAGGGCACCAGATTCAACTGGCTGTCAGGGGCGATGAGCACCTGCTGCACTGCTCGCAGTTCGCGCTCCAGAGGCTGGACGAGGAGCCGGGCCAGCCGCGCCGCAGCCGGCTTTAATCGCTCCACCGCCAGCGTGCGGTCCCGCACGGCGTCGCGAAAAGCGGCGATCGCCGCCTCGATCGACGCCGCATCGCCCAGGTCTGCCCAGCGCAACCGGCCCCGGCGATCGAGCAGGTAGGCGGCGTAGCGGGGGGGAGCGAAGCGCTCAGAAAGCCGGGTGGCTCTCAGGTTGAGGGGCCGATAGCGCGCCAGCTCGACAAGAAGCGTACCGGCGGGGATCTGTCCCTGCACCGCCTCGGTCGTGGCTGGGACGGACTCGCTCTCGAAGAGGGCGCTGCGGCGGCTGAGCGTTGCTTCCAGCTCTTCGGTGCGCGCCTGGAGGGAGGCGAGTTGGGCCTTGTACTGGGCGGGCGGATTGCTGCCCCCGAAGCCCGCAAAGGTGAGGGTAGCAAGCTGGCTGCGGGTGTCGTTCAGTTCGTCGAGCAGCGATTGCTCCGGTGGATTGAGGTGCCGGCGCAGAACGACCATGTTGCCGCTCGTCGCCTCCAGCACCCGGCCCTTGCGCCGCAGGAGGGTGGTGAGCGCCAGCCTGGCCCATCTGCTGTCCTTCGGTGCGTTCTGCAGGTGCAGCGAGAGGGCAACATCCAGTGACTCTGCGAAGGTGGCGAGGTAAGCGCGCTTCTGGGCCTCGGAGCCGGAGGCGAGGGTGAGGGCCAGGTTGTGCTCCTGAATATCGAGGCTGCGGGCAAGCAGTTGCCTGGATTGGGCCGGATCGCCCTTTCTGGCCGCCAGAATCGCCATGCCAGTCAGCGTGTTGCTCAGCTCGGGGTGAAAAGCGCCTAAAGTTGCTTCGCGGATACTGAGGGCGCGCCGGTACAGGCGCTCACTTCTTGCATACTCGCCCCGGTCGCGGTAGAGGTCCGCCAGGTTGTCGAGGCTGCGGGCCACGTCGGGACTCTGGGGGCCGACCGCTTTTTCGGAGATTGCCATGGCGCGCCGGTACAGCCGCTCCGCTTCCGCAGAGTTGCCTTCTTTTTCAGTCAGGCTCGCCAGGTTGAACAGGCTGGAGGCGACGACCGGGTGCTCGGCTCCGAGTGCTTTTTCTTTGATCGCAAGGGAACGGCGGTAGAGGGGTTCTGCCCGGCTGTAGTCTCCTTGATCTTCGTACAGAAGCGCCAGGTTGTTGAGCACGCGGGCGACCAGGCCGCTCTCGGGGCCAATCGCCTGTTGCCAGATCACCAGAGCCCGCTCGAACAGCGCTTCAGCCTGTGGGTAATTGCCCTCCAGATAATAGACGCCCGCCAGGTTGTTGAGGCTGTTGGCCACGTCGGGGTGGTCGCTGCCCAGGGCTGCCTCCCGCAGGGCAAGCCCCTGCCGGCAGAGGGCTTCTGCTTCGGTGTAGCGGCCCTGTTCTTTGTAGAGCAGTCCGAGATTGTCGAGGGTCTGGGCGATCTCCGGGTTGTCCGGCCCCAGCACTTTCTGGCGGATCGCGAGGGCGCGCAGGTAGGCTGCTTCTGCCTGGGCGTATTGGCCCGCCGAGGAGTACGTATTGGCCAGATTGTTGTAGCTGCGGGCCACATCCAGGTGCTCCGGTCCGAAAGCCTTTGTGCGGATGGCGATGGCGCGCCGGTGAAATGTTTCGGCCTGGGCGTATTGGCCCGCCTCCATATAAAGGTTGCCGAGGTTGTTATACATCTGACCGACCGCCGGATCCTCCGGCCCAAGCAGCGCGGTACGAATCGTGAGGGCGCGCTGCAAAAAAGGTTCCGCCTCGGCGTAGCGGCCCTGCTGATAGTGCAATAGACCCACCAGGCGCAAGGCGGTGGCCACTTCGAGCGAACTGGAACCGGCAGTCTTCTCCCAGAGTGCGAGGGATTGCTGGGCAAGCGGCAGCGCCTCGCCGTACTTACCGGCGTCGAGCAATTTCTGGGCCTGCTCGCCTGAACTCAGAGCCTGCTGCCGCTCGGGAGAAAGGGGCAATTGCTGGCATCCGGCAGGCGAAATAGAGAAAGGGAGGAAACCGAGCACCGATGCCAGCACCAGCGCGAGGGAGAATTTTTTGGACATTGACGCGTTCGGGGAGTTGGGGTCTTCGGCGATCGAAGGTGCTGGTAGAAATTAGAGGGTTCTGCAGCTATTCATGCAGTTCTATTGCACCATCTGCGGCGAGCGGCGGCGATTAAACAGGCGATTAAACAAATGCGGCGGCCCGCTCCCAGCCCAGTCCCTCGCGCACGATCACCGGTTCATCGCCCGTCAGGTCGATCACCGTCGATACCTGGCCGGGGGTGGTCGGTGGGGCAGCGATCGGATCGATTTCAAGGATCAGATCCACCAGCGGATCGAGCGATTCAAACAGTTCGTAGTCGTACTGTGCCGCGCTGCCGTCGCTGAGTCGGGCAGTCGTCGAGATGAGCGGATTGGCCAGCCCCGCAAGCAATGCCTGGCACAGGCGGTTGTCAGGCACCCGGATGCCGGTGGTGCGCCGCTTTGGATCGAGCACCATCTTTGGCAGCACCCTGGTGGCCGGGAGCAAGAACGTGTAGGGGCCAGGGATGAGGTGGCGCATCAGGCGGTAGGCGCTGTCGCTGACGCGGGCGTAGGTGGCCACGTTCGAGAGCGACGGGCACAAAAATGTCAGCGGCTTGTTGTTGCTCAGGCGCTTGATGCGCTGCACCCGCTCGATCGCTGCTTTGCTCGCCAGATCGCAGCCGATCGCGTAGGCCGTGTCGGTGGGATAAAGAATCACCGCTCCGGCTCTCAGCGCCTGGACGATCCTGTCGAGGCGGTCGGGCTGGGGATCTTTGGGATGGAGATAGTACGTGCGCGCCATAGACGATCTGCTCGGCCTGCCGAACTTCAGTATGCGGGATGGAGCGAGCCAGTGAAACCCCACCGGGGTATGGGAACGCACTTGTGGAGCGCGGCCTGCTTGTGTCACGATGCCGGGCATGGGCAAACTTGTGCTGTTTGACATCGACGGAACGATCTTGAACGTCCACGGCGCGGGTTCGCGCTCGCTGCTCGCGGCACTGGAGGAGGTGTTCTCCCAGACGATTCCTGTAGACGGCTACTCGATGAGCGGCAAGACCGACACCCAGATCGTCATCGAGCTGGTGGCGCGGGTGGGTGTACCGGCTGCCGAGGCACTGCCGCTTTTACCTGAAATCTGGCGGCGCTATATCGAACGCTTCGGACCGGCCCTCGCCGCCGTCGAACCCCACGTCTACTCAGGCATCCCAGAACTGCTCGGTGCCCTCAGCCAGAGGCCCGAAGTCCTCGTCGGCCTGCTCACCGGCAACGTCGAAGCGGCTGCCTGGCTCAAATTGCGCCGGGTGGACCTTATCGATCACTTTCAGTTGGGCGCTTTTGGCGATGAATCGCCGGAGCGCTGTCTGCTGCCGGACATTGCCCTCAAAGCGGCCCACGAAAAGACCGGCAAAGCTTTCAGCGGCAAAGACATCGTGATCATCGGCGACACGCCCAACGACATCCTCTGTGGCCGCCACCTGGGTGTGCATTCGATCGCCGTCGCCACTGGCCGCTTCAGCCAGACCGACCTCGCCGCCCACGACCCGGATCACACCTTCGCCGATCTATCCGCTACCAATCAGGTGCTGGAAGCCGTCTTGAGCAGCAGTCCTGCCTGAAGGGTCGATCGACCTATTCTTCCTTGAAGCGAGCCACAGTCAGCAGAAAACCCGGTAAGACCGATTCACCGGAAAGTTCGGTGGGCAGGGAGCGGACCTCCGACGGCACCCCCGGACGATAAATTTCGACCTGCTGTGCCTGGGGATTGAATAGCCAGCCCAGTCGCACGCCGCTGTCCATGTATTCCTGCATCTTTGAATGCAACCATTCCAGTGAGTCGGTGCGTGAGCGCAGCTCCATGACAAAATCTGGGGCGATCGGTGGAAACTTCTGACGGTCTTCCGGACTCAGGGCCAGCCAGCGCGACTGCTCTACCCAGGCCGCATCTGGGGAACGATCGCCACCGTTCGGTAGCCGGAATAGTGTTGAGGAGCTGAAAACCGTCCCCAACCGCGTGCGCCGGTTCCAGAGCCCGAGGTCGATGCCAAATTCCAGTTCACGACTGCCACTATTTCCACCGACGGGTGCCATGACAATCAAGGCTCCTCTGGCATCGCGTTCGAGGGGAATGTCGGGATTGCTGAGACAGAGTTGGTAGAACTGCTCATCGCTCAGCTGCACCCCGCTCATATCCAGAACCAGAGGGAGAGTCAGTAAAGTCATGGAGCGACCCTCGATAGACGCCTTTATCGTATCCGGCCTCTGTAGGGGTTTTGCCCGTTCCTTACTATCCAGCCCGCGCTTCTTGTGAAAGCGGTTGCAATGCTGTAGCTGTCTGTCCACCCGTACAATGGGACATCGCACGAAGGCCACACCATGACGGCTATTTCTCCCCTGCAGGTGAGTCCACCGCTGCGCCAGTGGACGCGAGCAAGCTGGCAGGAATATATAGCTCTACGCGATGCTCCGGTGCAGGAGCGGATGAAACTGGCCTTCGATTGTGGCTGGATGTGGGTGGAGATGGGCGGAGAAGGTATCAATCACGCGGCGGTATGTGACCTGTTCACGATGCTGCTCACCTTCTGGGCCATTCAGCACCCGGAGGAGACGTTCACCTCCCTGGGCCGCTGCCTGCTGGAGAAGCCTGAAACTCAAGCCGCTGCGCCGGATCTGGTGCTTTACAGAGGAGCTGAGTATCCGCGCTGGGAGCCGGGCAGGCCGCGCTGGGTTGATCTCGACCGCACCCGCGTCCCTGATCTGGTCGGAGAAGTATCCGACACCACCCTGGCTTCGGACCTCGACGAACAGAAGCACCTGTACGCCGCTCTCGGCATAGCGGAGTATTGGGTGGTGGATGTGCAGGGACAGCGCGTGTTCGCTTTTCAATTGCAAGCAAACGGACAGTATCAGGCTATCGACACTTCCAGCGCCCTCGCTGGTCTTCCCGTTGGGCTACTGGCAGAAGCGTTGCAGCGGCTGGGGGAGAGTACGAACACGGCTGTAGCCGCCTGGTTTGCTGGGCAGATTGTCAAGTAACTGTGCAGTGGCCATCGATGTGCGGCGATATCTGTACCTTTGCTGGCACCGGAAGCACAAACCCCCATCCACTCAAAACCTGTCCTATCGGACGATAAACAACGTCTGAACTGGCAACCAGATCAGACGCTCGGGCACTCATCGCGCAACGAGTTCAAATCCGTTTCTGTGAGATGGTCGGGAGGTGGAGAAGGATGAGAATACGTGAAAGCGTGTGCGCTCTCGCCCATTATCTGCAGGTACTCCAGGCGTTCTTTGGCCTCCGCCACCGAAGGAATATGGCCTGCAGGAATCCACCATAGAACGTAGTACGAGGCTTCCATGCGTTCAAACCATTCGCGGCGTCGCCGCATGACTTCGCTATGCAGGCTGCGGTAGACATATTCGCGCAGTGCATCCAGGCCCTGCCAGACAGAAAGGTTGACAATGATTCGATCGTCCTGGTAGGGGCGCATGGCAGTGGCATCGCCGGCTTCGGTCCTCAATCGCCAGATGAAGCCGGAGTAAGCATCGGCGAGGGCGTTGATTTCGTCAAGGCGAGCGACAAAGTCCGCCATCACCGGCGAATCGAGGCTCCCTTTCATCCGTCCAATGTTGAACTGGGCCAGATGGTACCTGTGGGATTGCATAGCTGTGTTTCCCAGATCGAGAGCTACTCTAAGTAGATGGAGCTAGATAAGCATAAGGTTTTGGGCTGGAGTGGGGGAAGCGGATTTTTGAGTACTTCTAAAACCGTCCCCACCCCTCCACACCCCCCCTGCCCCCCGCTCTCCTCCCCTGCCCCGCTGGGCAGAGGAGAAGAGGGGGGGTTCACTGTAACTGGGCTGCAGAGGGGATGGGTGAAGTCAGTTGCAGACTCGACTTATTTTTCTTCTGCTGCAAGGGACGTAGGGCTGCTTGGAGCTGACGTTGAATGACCTTCGGTTACTTAGCAGTTTGAATTTGCAACCAGAGCCGATTTAACTGCGGGCAAGCCAGCGGGCTGCGTCCTTGGCGTGGTAGGTGAGGAGCAGATCTGCGCCGGCCCGCTTCATAGATAGGAGCGTTTCGAGTACCACCCGCTCTTCATCGATCCAGCCATTGAGGCTGGCGGCTTTGACCATCGCGTACTCGCCCGAGACGTTGTAGGCGGCTAGAGGCAGGTTGGTCGCCGCTTTCACCTGCTGGATGATGTCGAGGTAGGCGAGGGCTGGTTTGACCATCAGCATGTCGGCTCCCTCGGCAACGTCGAGGGCGACTTCTTTGAGCGCCTCGCGGCTGTTGGCTGGGTCCATCTGGTAGGTGCGCCGGTCGCCAAACTGCGGTGTCGATTCGGCGGCATCCCGAAATGGACCGTAGTAGGCCGAGGCGTACTTGGCGGCGTAAGAAAGGACGGGAGTGTCGGTAAAACCAGCCTCGTCGAGGGCGGTGCGGATCGCCCGCACCATGCCGTCCATCATCCCAGAAGGAGCGATGATGTCTGCTCCTGCCTGGGCCTGGGCGACGGCTGTCCTGCCCAACAGTTCTAGAGTCGGATCGTTGAGGACGTGGCCTACCGCGTCCGCCTCGGCGATCACGCCGCAGTGGCCGTGGTCCGTGTACTCGCACAGGCAGGTGTCGGCGATCACCACCAGTTGCGGCAGCGCTTCTTTAAGGGCACTGCTCGCCTGCTGAACGATGCCGTGGTCGTGCCAGGCTCCGGTTGCACCGGCGTCCTTCTGCTCGGGGATGCCAAAAAGAATCACCGACGGAATGCCCAGATCCAGCACTTCGCGCGCTTCTTCGACGGCTTTGTCGATCGAGAGCTGGAAGACGCCGGGCATCGAACTCACCTCGCGGGCAAAGCCGCTGCCGGGCACGACAAAAATCGGGCTGACCAGATCGTCGGTGCGCAGGTGATTTTCGCGCACCATCCGGCGCAGCACAGGCGAGGTGCGCAGGCGACG harbors:
- the hemB gene encoding porphobilinogen synthase produces the protein MYPSVRPRRLRTSPVLRRMVRENHLRTDDLVSPIFVVPGSGFAREVSSMPGVFQLSIDKAVEEAREVLDLGIPSVILFGIPEQKDAGATGAWHDHGIVQQASSALKEALPQLVVIADTCLCEYTDHGHCGVIAEADAVGHVLNDPTLELLGRTAVAQAQAGADIIAPSGMMDGMVRAIRTALDEAGFTDTPVLSYAAKYASAYYGPFRDAAESTPQFGDRRTYQMDPANSREALKEVALDVAEGADMLMVKPALAYLDIIQQVKAATNLPLAAYNVSGEYAMVKAASLNGWIDEERVVLETLLSMKRAGADLLLTYHAKDAARWLARS